The proteins below come from a single Erysipelothrix piscisicarius genomic window:
- a CDS encoding rhodanese-like domain-containing protein, with translation MYKTIMTPELESQLGRKVPLNIIDVRDEWEYESGHIDGAINIPLGELNRHYTNLSKEITYHIICLTGHRSQEASRFLADKGYHVVNVMGGMSIYKGAM, from the coding sequence ATGTATAAAACTATTATGACCCCCGAATTAGAATCACAACTTGGTCGCAAAGTGCCTTTAAATATAATTGATGTCCGGGATGAATGGGAATATGAAAGCGGTCATATTGATGGCGCAATCAATATTCCACTGGGTGAATTAAACCGTCACTATACCAATCTTTCGAAAGAGATTACGTACCATATTATTTGTCTTACGGGACATCGTTCTCAAGAGGCATCACGTTTTCTTGCGGACAAAGGATATCATGTTGTGAATGTAATGGGTGGTATGTCGATTTATAAGGGAGCGATGTAA
- the trxA gene encoding thioredoxin, which translates to MALHITDKDFKEQTSEGLVFVDFFAEWCGPCKMLAPVIDELADKYEGKIKVAKLDIDENRQTATEFNVMSIPTMILFKDGEPIEKISGFQPKQALEKYLDSKL; encoded by the coding sequence ATGGCATTACATATAACAGATAAAGATTTTAAAGAACAAACTTCAGAGGGACTTGTATTTGTAGATTTCTTTGCGGAATGGTGTGGACCATGTAAGATGCTCGCACCTGTTATTGATGAGCTTGCAGATAAATATGAAGGCAAAATCAAAGTAGCGAAATTAGACATTGATGAAAACCGTCAAACAGCAACGGAATTTAATGTTATGAGTATTCCGACAATGATCTTGTTTAAAGATGGCGAACCTATTGAAAAAATCAGTGGATTCCAACCAAAACAAGCACTTGAAAAATACTTAGACAGTAAATTATAA
- a CDS encoding metal-sensitive transcriptional regulator gives MTCEKQLLNRLKRAEGQIRGVTRMLEEGESCQDVLVQLTAVRSSVDRIIKLIAVDNLLDCVDESGRDHERVQDAINLIVKSR, from the coding sequence ATGACATGTGAAAAACAATTATTAAACCGTTTAAAACGTGCGGAAGGTCAAATACGTGGCGTTACACGTATGCTTGAAGAAGGAGAGAGTTGTCAGGATGTGCTAGTCCAATTGACTGCTGTTCGATCAAGTGTTGATCGTATCATTAAACTCATAGCCGTAGATAACCTCCTTGATTGTGTCGATGAATCGGGTCGTGATCATGAACGGGTTCAAGATGCAATCAACCTTATTGTAAAGTCTCGTTAA
- a CDS encoding SGNH/GDSL hydrolase family protein, producing the protein MKIIRSIVFTLGFIAILFTITPLFAPYEIDQFAKGNSTAFNGIFAEDTNRLDMLFSGDSESFTSFMPMRFWEKLGIKSYNIAVASQNLADGHKTISHIIQKQNPKVIVLETNQIYTSIGGIANLVDKSMTNTLANVFPILNHHDNWKQILSLQKAKSVEIKRKPLKGWRINRKENAYERGPYMHQTLESKEIPSLNRHYLDQIVALCKEENIQLILVSVPSPRNWTYEKHNGVSAYANENNIPFLDLNLEADSIGMNWQEDTYDKGDHLNLKGAEKVTKRLIEYIAQNYNIKSDTDEAERALWQKDFDAFIQQINP; encoded by the coding sequence ATGAAAATAATTAGATCAATTGTGTTTACCCTCGGTTTTATTGCTATATTATTTACAATAACACCTCTTTTTGCGCCATATGAAATCGATCAATTTGCGAAAGGGAATAGTACTGCATTTAATGGTATTTTTGCCGAAGATACGAATCGTTTGGATATGTTATTTAGTGGAGACAGTGAATCCTTCACCTCTTTTATGCCCATGCGATTTTGGGAGAAATTAGGGATAAAGTCTTACAACATTGCGGTTGCTTCTCAAAATTTAGCGGATGGACATAAGACCATAAGCCATATCATTCAAAAACAAAATCCGAAAGTGATAGTGTTAGAGACGAATCAGATTTATACCAGTATTGGTGGCATCGCGAATCTAGTGGATAAATCCATGACCAATACTTTGGCGAATGTGTTCCCCATCTTAAACCATCACGATAATTGGAAACAAATACTTTCGCTACAAAAAGCAAAAAGCGTAGAAATCAAGCGGAAGCCTCTAAAAGGCTGGCGAATTAATCGTAAAGAAAATGCGTATGAGCGTGGACCGTATATGCACCAGACGTTAGAATCAAAAGAAATTCCTTCCTTGAATCGACACTATCTCGATCAAATCGTAGCACTGTGCAAAGAAGAAAACATTCAATTAATTTTAGTGAGCGTACCGTCTCCAAGAAATTGGACCTACGAAAAACATAATGGTGTGAGTGCCTACGCTAACGAAAATAACATTCCATTTCTAGATTTAAATTTGGAAGCAGATTCTATTGGCATGAATTGGCAGGAAGACACATATGACAAAGGGGACCACTTGAATTTAAAAGGTGCTGAAAAAGTAACGAAGCGTCTAATTGAATACATCGCTCAAAACTACAACATTAAAAGTGACACCGACGAAGCGGAACGTGCTTTATGGCAAAAAGATTTTGATGCATTTATTCAGCAAATTAACCCCTAA
- a CDS encoding HAMP domain-containing sensor histidine kinase, translated as MIKHQKQSLTLGLKIFLITVGSIFVSLFVFVVTISVSIDPIATYVKGEERIHSRMLRDKQDLQHYIIDNDITEMNIEDLSPWLENHKCMIIYIVDVDNNNIVYTNDDLFISKELEIAGNTSLESTMLYIGGKYFYIDMLYSVRAEVENYATYLGLTLSSITFLLVFYYGIRNITKRVKQLTNEIEIIGAGTPNSYISDKGNDELGRLSFEINALITELSQKNQELVISENALKELVTSLAHDLRTPLTSLIGYITLIKLESQSEDIEELANRCEQKALQMKTISDELFSLFSTLSLNEDSELPLERVYVQDFIEGAVDRLKSDLKLNEFEVEVRQTITDDDYYVNLNLYYMDRLFENIISNLLKYAEPMSEIQIQITLENLWCTLEISNITRIDQVTENASGFGLLSCRKIVDTHKGHFSTSQNEGVFITKVELPINP; from the coding sequence TTGATTAAACATCAGAAGCAGTCACTCACACTTGGCTTAAAAATATTTCTTATAACGGTGGGATCAATTTTTGTATCGTTATTCGTATTTGTTGTTACGATATCGGTTTCGATTGACCCGATTGCAACATATGTAAAGGGTGAAGAGCGGATTCACTCGCGAATGCTTCGTGACAAGCAAGATCTCCAGCATTACATTATTGATAACGACATTACCGAAATGAACATTGAAGATCTAAGTCCATGGTTGGAAAATCATAAGTGTATGATTATCTATATCGTAGATGTTGACAATAATAACATCGTCTATACAAACGACGATCTCTTTATAAGTAAAGAACTCGAGATTGCCGGAAATACGTCACTTGAATCGACAATGCTTTATATTGGTGGTAAATACTTCTATATTGATATGTTGTATTCAGTGCGGGCGGAAGTGGAAAACTACGCTACCTATCTTGGACTCACGCTTTCATCCATTACATTTTTACTTGTTTTTTATTATGGTATCCGAAATATCACCAAAAGGGTTAAGCAGCTTACCAATGAAATTGAAATTATTGGGGCAGGAACCCCCAACAGTTACATTAGTGACAAAGGAAACGATGAGCTCGGACGTTTAAGTTTTGAAATTAATGCACTGATTACTGAGTTATCTCAAAAGAACCAAGAACTGGTTATTTCTGAAAATGCACTTAAAGAACTTGTGACAAGTCTTGCTCATGATTTAAGAACGCCACTTACTTCATTGATCGGTTATATTACCCTTATTAAATTGGAGTCTCAATCTGAAGATATCGAAGAACTTGCGAATCGATGTGAGCAGAAGGCACTTCAAATGAAAACCATTTCGGATGAACTGTTTTCACTTTTTTCAACGCTCTCGTTAAATGAAGACAGCGAATTACCCCTCGAACGAGTTTATGTTCAAGATTTTATTGAGGGTGCTGTAGACCGTCTAAAATCTGATTTAAAGTTAAATGAATTTGAAGTTGAAGTTCGTCAAACGATAACAGATGATGACTATTATGTAAATTTGAATCTATACTATATGGATCGCTTGTTTGAAAATATTATTTCGAATCTCTTAAAGTATGCAGAACCCATGTCAGAGATTCAAATTCAAATTACGCTTGAAAATTTATGGTGTACCCTCGAGATTTCCAATATCACGCGGATAGACCAGGTGACAGAAAATGCTTCAGGTTTTGGATTGCTCTCATGTCGAAAAATTGTAGATACGCATAAAGGCCATTTTTCCACATCACAAAATGAAGGTGTATTTATAACGAAAGTAGAATTACCCATAAACCCATAA
- a CDS encoding aspartate dehydrogenase domain-containing protein — MKKLKLALIGPGFLNDIVAQAWVDGYLPEYELVGVLGRNPLRTAAFANHYGCKACATIEELMALEPDYTSEAASVKSVVDYTETVLRSGSNLVVLSIGAFADASFYNHIQDVARETGKKVHIASGAVGEFDILRTATLMSPVNVKMTGMKSPRALVHTSLNREGLIDIQEPVEVFAGTTKEAIAALPTHVNVSVAIALASAGPENTTLNINAVPGYVGDEHRIMLEGEEIKTDLKIYSRTSRVAGWSIVAVLQNIVAPIVF, encoded by the coding sequence ATGAAAAAATTAAAATTAGCTTTAATTGGGCCAGGATTTCTTAATGACATCGTTGCTCAAGCGTGGGTAGATGGCTACCTACCTGAATACGAACTTGTAGGTGTTCTAGGTCGCAATCCACTTCGTACAGCAGCATTCGCAAACCATTATGGTTGTAAAGCATGTGCAACAATCGAAGAGTTAATGGCACTCGAACCTGATTATACATCTGAAGCCGCTTCGGTTAAATCAGTCGTTGACTATACTGAAACAGTTCTTCGTTCCGGTTCAAATCTTGTTGTACTTTCAATCGGAGCTTTTGCTGATGCATCATTCTATAACCATATACAAGATGTAGCGCGCGAAACTGGTAAAAAGGTTCATATTGCAAGTGGCGCAGTCGGAGAATTTGATATCCTACGAACGGCTACATTAATGAGCCCTGTCAATGTAAAAATGACGGGTATGAAATCCCCTCGTGCCCTAGTTCATACATCTCTAAATCGAGAAGGACTCATCGATATTCAAGAACCTGTAGAAGTCTTCGCAGGAACCACAAAAGAAGCTATTGCTGCATTACCAACACACGTAAACGTTTCTGTAGCAATAGCCCTTGCAAGTGCTGGTCCCGAAAATACAACGTTAAACATTAATGCCGTACCGGGTTATGTGGGTGACGAACATCGCATAATGCTTGAAGGCGAAGAAATAAAAACAGACTTGAAAATCTATAGCCGCACCAGTCGTGTAGCAGGTTGGAGTATTGTTGCAGTCCTACAGAATATTGTAGCTCCAATCGTATTTTAA
- a CDS encoding MBOAT family O-acyltransferase has product MTLGGFFKDYIFYPISLSKFNRKLTKWLKTKIGKRYSRLVPTLGALLVVWICNGLWHGAQWQYLAYGMYYFVIIAVGMLLEPLFSLFFKKTKINRESKGLNAMRWIRTMAIVNVGMMLFRSHGISKAIFMFTRMLGDFNMTQITDGSLLNKGMDIHDFGVVIVGFVIMVVVGFLKEKGVHIRNRISQWKWYVRTPFYYAAMLFLVIFGAYGYGYAIVELIYANF; this is encoded by the coding sequence ATGACTTTGGGAGGTTTTTTTAAAGATTATATTTTTTATCCCATTTCTTTATCGAAATTTAATCGTAAACTCACAAAATGGTTAAAAACAAAAATAGGAAAACGCTACAGTCGATTAGTCCCAACCTTAGGAGCGTTATTGGTCGTTTGGATTTGCAATGGTTTATGGCACGGAGCCCAATGGCAATATCTCGCATATGGAATGTACTATTTTGTCATTATTGCAGTCGGAATGCTTTTAGAACCGCTGTTTTCGCTCTTTTTTAAGAAAACAAAAATCAATCGCGAAAGCAAAGGTTTAAATGCAATGAGATGGATCAGAACCATGGCGATTGTGAATGTTGGAATGATGTTGTTTCGGTCACACGGTATCTCAAAAGCAATTTTCATGTTTACGCGGATGCTTGGTGATTTTAATATGACACAAATCACCGATGGCTCACTGCTGAATAAGGGGATGGATATTCATGACTTTGGTGTTGTTATTGTGGGTTTTGTGATCATGGTTGTTGTGGGCTTTCTTAAAGAAAAGGGTGTTCACATTAGAAATCGTATTTCGCAGTGGAAGTGGTATGTGCGCACTCCGTTTTACTATGCTGCGATGTTATTCTTAGTTATTTTTGGAGCCTATGGTTACGGCTATGCAATCGTAGAGCTTATCTATGCAAATTTTTAG
- a CDS encoding response regulator transcription factor codes for MKKILIVDDDKEIRDLMKRYLEIDGYEVVVASDGNDAMRYLDESIKLVILDVMMPEVTGFEVSEAIRRKYNVPILFVSAKATEQDKFVGFSVGGDDYLSKPFSFSELSLRVKSLLRRYIQYDRATEHRAAQNIINTIDSITIDLEKGITLKDGLPLDLTEREFRILKLLATNRGKIFSIQSIYENVWQDEYLYASANTVMVHIRNLRKKIEHCPENPNIIKNIWGRGYKID; via the coding sequence ATGAAAAAGATACTAATTGTTGACGACGACAAAGAGATTAGAGATTTGATGAAACGCTATTTAGAAATTGATGGTTATGAGGTTGTTGTTGCCTCTGATGGAAATGACGCAATGCGTTATCTCGATGAAAGCATCAAACTCGTGATTTTAGATGTTATGATGCCTGAGGTTACGGGATTTGAGGTAAGCGAGGCCATAAGAAGAAAGTATAATGTTCCAATCTTATTTGTTTCTGCAAAAGCTACAGAGCAAGATAAATTTGTAGGTTTTTCTGTTGGTGGGGATGACTACCTAAGCAAACCATTTTCTTTTTCTGAGCTCAGCCTCCGTGTAAAATCATTACTAAGACGATACATTCAATACGATCGTGCTACGGAGCATCGGGCAGCACAAAACATAATAAACACCATTGACTCCATCACCATCGATCTTGAAAAAGGAATCACTTTAAAAGATGGGTTACCCCTCGATTTAACAGAACGAGAATTTCGTATTTTAAAATTATTGGCGACTAATCGTGGGAAGATATTCTCAATTCAAAGTATTTATGAAAATGTTTGGCAAGATGAGTATCTCTACGCCTCTGCAAATACAGTCATGGTTCATATTCGTAATTTAAGAAAGAAAATTGAACATTGTCCTGAAAACCCAAATATTATCAAAAACATATGGGGTCGAGGATATAAAATTGATTAA
- a CDS encoding 4'-phosphopantetheinyl transferase family protein: protein MENHVIIYQSKNPTSHTLDTCIHDFTDRNQLDDTWYLYKTENGKPVILNNDFYYSKTITDAFSTYAFSLNPLSIDIQKYKEDVNFQKIANRFYHPNEIEFVRQHGIQSFYKLWCLKECYIKFFDLKIEKDFPNFSVLEILENQMKNLTYTSLPLSASYYGSLLTEKKTTFEFIDLD from the coding sequence ATGGAAAATCATGTCATTATTTATCAATCAAAAAATCCTACAAGCCATACACTTGATACTTGCATTCATGACTTTACAGATCGCAATCAACTGGATGATACATGGTATCTTTATAAAACTGAAAATGGTAAACCAGTCATCTTAAACAATGATTTTTATTATAGTAAGACGATAACCGATGCGTTCTCTACGTATGCGTTCAGTCTTAATCCATTAAGTATTGATATCCAAAAGTACAAGGAAGATGTGAACTTTCAAAAAATCGCGAATCGCTTCTATCATCCCAACGAAATCGAATTTGTGAGACAGCACGGTATCCAAAGTTTCTATAAATTATGGTGTCTCAAGGAATGTTATATTAAATTTTTCGACTTAAAAATTGAAAAAGATTTCCCAAACTTCTCTGTCTTAGAGATCTTAGAAAACCAAATGAAAAATTTAACCTATACATCGTTACCATTAAGTGCAAGCTATTACGGTTCATTACTTACTGAAAAAAAGACCACATTCGAATTCATAGACCTTGATTGA
- a CDS encoding acyl carrier protein, translating to MNKLLEILEDIKPNIDYENECELVDKRILDSFSILTLVAELEDSFDIEIPFDEIKPNNFNTLKNMWEMVSRLSGEN from the coding sequence ATGAATAAATTATTAGAAATATTAGAAGATATAAAACCAAATATTGATTATGAAAATGAGTGTGAATTGGTTGATAAACGAATTCTTGATTCGTTTTCAATTCTTACATTGGTTGCTGAATTGGAAGATTCCTTTGATATTGAAATTCCATTTGATGAGATTAAACCAAATAATTTTAATACACTCAAGAATATGTGGGAAATGGTAAGTCGTCTTAGCGGTGAAAATTAA
- a CDS encoding beta-galactosidase small subunit-related protein, with protein MYHLNLYVMDPYTDEAVLCHQIRLHHLVKQEVTMSEEFKPLSVVETQTRCTVTGEKFSLSFDKETGFMDSCRYDGDEMLSRPMSLLCNRGPMNYEDNEHWNTFTHAWAQEGVKSSAQHFSIVVVNDSRIRITTRSVLVNGSVAHTVYKIFADGRIWVRQTFKPANHSELSMIGIEIPLKRAYDTLAYFEKDPMQIIKSKR; from the coding sequence ATGTATCATCTAAATCTATACGTTATGGACCCTTATACCGATGAAGCGGTATTGTGTCATCAAATACGTCTGCATCATTTGGTAAAGCAAGAAGTAACAATGTCGGAGGAATTTAAACCGCTATCAGTCGTGGAGACACAAACACGTTGCACGGTAACAGGTGAGAAGTTTTCGTTATCGTTTGATAAAGAAACGGGTTTTATGGACTCATGCCGATACGATGGGGATGAAATGCTTTCACGACCGATGTCTTTGTTGTGTAATCGTGGTCCCATGAATTATGAAGACAATGAGCATTGGAATACTTTTACACATGCGTGGGCGCAGGAAGGCGTTAAGTCGTCAGCACAGCATTTTTCTATTGTAGTCGTTAATGATTCAAGAATTCGGATTACAACACGTAGTGTGCTTGTAAATGGGTCTGTGGCCCATACGGTTTATAAGATCTTTGCTGATGGACGTATTTGGGTGCGACAAACCTTTAAACCGGCAAATCACTCAGAACTCTCAATGATTGGAATTGAAATTCCATTAAAGCGTGCTTATGATACCTTGGCGTATTTTGAAAAGGACCCCATGCAAATTATAAAATCTAAACGATGA
- a CDS encoding MBOAT family O-acyltransferase: MAYHNYIYLFLLLPIVMIAYQICSQKYRYLVMLLGSITFYLLMSSTLITYLLIISLSTYAIGLGLAQSKHKKLLLFLGILIPLTILTVFKYYNFIGENLNSVLKGFEVTLPYRKFIQPIGISFFSLQAMSYLVDVKMGNIQAERNPLKIILFLSFFPTIIEGPIARYNQVIPQLNTGESITYASLTFGLQRMLWGLIKKIVIADRLDPFVGSVFKNVDTNGGVVILIAILAYTLQLYSEFSGTMDIVLGTAEIFGIKLPENFNQPFSPKVLQNFGDVGI, encoded by the coding sequence ATGGCATATCACAATTATATTTACCTTTTCTTGCTTTTACCGATTGTGATGATTGCATATCAAATATGCAGTCAAAAATATCGCTATCTTGTAATGCTTCTTGGAAGCATTACTTTTTATCTCTTGATGAGTTCAACACTAATCACTTACCTACTCATCATAAGTTTATCAACATATGCTATTGGATTGGGTCTAGCCCAATCCAAACATAAAAAGTTACTCTTATTTCTTGGGATTTTAATACCACTTACGATATTAACCGTTTTTAAATATTACAATTTTATCGGTGAAAACCTTAATTCAGTTCTAAAAGGTTTTGAAGTGACTCTTCCATATCGAAAATTCATACAACCCATTGGAATTTCATTCTTCTCTTTACAAGCAATGAGTTACCTTGTAGATGTGAAAATGGGAAACATTCAAGCAGAACGAAATCCACTAAAAATCATATTGTTCTTATCCTTTTTCCCGACAATCATTGAAGGTCCTATAGCGCGATACAATCAAGTGATTCCACAATTGAATACCGGGGAATCAATTACGTATGCATCATTAACTTTTGGTCTACAAAGAATGCTTTGGGGTCTTATTAAGAAAATTGTGATTGCTGACCGATTAGACCCCTTTGTAGGATCTGTATTCAAAAATGTTGATACAAATGGTGGTGTTGTGATTCTAATTGCCATCCTTGCGTACACGCTTCAACTTTATTCCGAATTCTCTGGAACGATGGATATCGTGTTGGGTACCGCTGAAATTTTTGGGATAAAGCTCCCGGAGAATTTTAATCAACCCTTTTCTCCAAAAGTGCTTCAGAATTTTGGCGACGTTGGCATATGA
- a CDS encoding amino acid adenylation domain-containing protein: protein MNHILKYLELSAAHYPNKTAVVEPNQSITYRDLKDKARIAGTFFINHFEKNQPIVIFREKGIETLALMFGAAYACCPYVIVDPSQPDNRVISILKTLETHFIVSDEAQKSRIEQLNAQINYIESKSILNGISQEDQIKQRMGSHISTHPLYILFTSGSTGNPKGVVVSHSSVIRFINDFTKTFQFSKDDVIANQAPFDFDVSVKDIYSALRTGATLVLIPKLYFTNPVMLLDYICESNSTVLTWAVSALCLVSQLKGLSYRQPNQLRQIMFSGERMPIKHLETWHEACPNTTFVNLYGPTEITCNCTYYVLESECKYDEDLPIGIPFYDDEVFLLDDSNSKVVSSNVLGEICVGGLSLALGYFNNKEQTDRVFIQNPLNPYYRDIIYRTGDLGFYNQNGELCIRGRKDFQIKHMGHRIELEEIERKIEEHPSVSRACCVYHEKKYKIYGIYQGNLDVKALISYLETKLPHYMIPNTFIQVHQMPLTKNGKIDRQLLKSEVGIHV, encoded by the coding sequence ATGAATCATATCTTAAAGTATCTTGAATTAAGTGCAGCGCATTATCCCAATAAAACCGCAGTAGTCGAACCGAATCAGTCGATTACGTATCGTGATTTAAAAGATAAAGCGCGTATAGCAGGAACATTTTTTATTAATCATTTCGAAAAAAATCAACCAATCGTTATTTTCAGAGAAAAGGGAATTGAAACGCTTGCGTTAATGTTTGGGGCAGCCTACGCGTGTTGTCCTTACGTCATTGTGGATCCTTCACAACCCGATAATCGTGTTATTTCGATTCTAAAGACATTAGAGACACATTTCATCGTGTCTGATGAAGCGCAAAAATCTCGAATTGAACAATTGAATGCTCAGATTAATTATATTGAGTCAAAATCCATATTGAACGGAATCAGTCAAGAAGATCAGATTAAACAACGTATGGGATCGCATATATCAACGCATCCGCTCTATATTCTCTTTACATCAGGCTCGACAGGGAATCCAAAAGGTGTCGTTGTATCCCATTCATCGGTCATTCGATTTATCAATGATTTTACCAAGACGTTTCAATTTTCAAAAGACGATGTAATTGCGAATCAAGCACCTTTTGATTTTGATGTTTCGGTAAAAGATATTTATAGTGCTCTCAGGACAGGTGCTACCTTGGTTTTAATACCGAAATTGTATTTTACAAATCCAGTTATGTTATTAGACTATATCTGTGAATCAAATTCAACGGTACTGACATGGGCGGTCTCTGCGTTATGTTTAGTAAGTCAGCTAAAAGGATTATCGTATCGACAACCAAATCAGTTACGACAAATAATGTTCAGTGGGGAGCGCATGCCAATCAAGCATTTGGAAACGTGGCATGAAGCGTGTCCGAATACGACATTTGTAAACTTATATGGCCCAACTGAAATTACATGCAATTGTACATATTATGTTTTGGAATCGGAATGTAAATACGATGAAGACCTTCCAATAGGAATTCCATTTTATGATGACGAAGTATTTTTATTAGATGATTCTAATTCTAAAGTGGTCTCCTCAAATGTCCTGGGTGAAATTTGCGTCGGAGGATTGAGTTTAGCACTGGGATATTTTAATAATAAAGAACAAACGGACCGGGTATTTATTCAAAATCCGTTGAATCCCTATTATCGAGACATCATCTATCGTACGGGTGATTTAGGATTCTATAATCAAAACGGTGAATTATGTATTAGAGGTCGAAAAGATTTTCAAATCAAACACATGGGTCATCGTATCGAACTTGAAGAAATTGAACGGAAAATTGAAGAACATCCATCCGTTTCGAGAGCCTGTTGCGTATACCATGAAAAAAAATATAAGATTTATGGAATCTACCAGGGGAATTTGGATGTTAAGGCGTTAATATCGTATCTGGAAACAAAGCTTCCCCATTACATGATTCCCAATACCTTTATTCAGGTGCACCAGATGCCCTTGACGAAAAACGGTAAGATTGATCGACAACTCTTAAAATCGGAAGTGGGGATCCACGTATGA
- a CDS encoding alanine racemase, which yields MNLNKLCTSYKELKTPSYVFDIDHLENHVNTIKSLLPHNAKLCYAMKANPFLVGILDPYVDSFEVCSPGEFRICQRNHISNQKIILSGVYKNDEDIRKIIEMDEQPIYTIESMKHLEILNDLSKAYQKTISVILRLTSGNQFGMDASTIDEILDRKDEYPYLKWYGIQLYSGTQKHKLDKVQKELETQKKYIEDLRDRYKIALPCLEFGPGLGVQYFESDKPTVSVSEFGSMLQNLDFDGTVVLEMGRIIVASCGTYLTKVVDLKLNDHKHYAILDGGIHHVSYYGQFLGMKCPNIERIALGESMETQATWNLCGSLCTVADVLVKTLRLLLLTMT from the coding sequence ATGAATCTAAACAAACTATGTACTTCTTATAAGGAACTTAAAACACCAAGTTATGTTTTTGATATTGATCATCTAGAAAATCATGTAAATACAATAAAGTCATTATTACCTCACAATGCAAAGTTGTGTTACGCCATGAAAGCAAACCCATTTCTAGTTGGTATCTTAGATCCTTATGTGGATTCTTTCGAAGTGTGTTCACCCGGAGAATTCCGTATTTGTCAAAGAAACCACATTTCAAACCAAAAAATAATTCTTTCGGGTGTTTACAAAAACGATGAAGACATCAGGAAAATTATTGAAATGGACGAACAACCCATTTATACAATTGAATCCATGAAACATCTTGAAATACTGAATGATTTATCGAAGGCGTATCAAAAAACCATATCGGTTATTTTAAGGCTTACAAGCGGAAACCAATTCGGTATGGATGCCTCAACGATTGATGAAATACTAGATCGAAAGGATGAATATCCATATTTGAAGTGGTATGGAATACAATTGTATTCAGGAACCCAAAAGCACAAGCTTGATAAGGTTCAAAAGGAACTCGAAACTCAGAAAAAATACATTGAAGATTTACGCGATCGCTACAAGATTGCATTACCGTGTTTAGAATTTGGTCCGGGATTGGGTGTTCAATATTTTGAATCCGATAAACCAACGGTCTCCGTTTCAGAGTTTGGTTCAATGCTTCAAAATTTGGATTTTGATGGAACTGTTGTTTTGGAAATGGGACGCATTATTGTTGCATCGTGTGGTACTTATTTAACCAAAGTTGTGGATTTAAAGCTTAACGATCATAAGCATTACGCAATACTTGATGGCGGTATTCACCACGTTAGTTACTACGGTCAGTTTCTAGGGATGAAGTGTCCCAATATTGAGCGTATCGCTTTAGGAGAATCTATGGAAACGCAAGCAACTTGGAATTTATGCGGCTCTCTATGTACTGTGGCGGATGTCTTGGTAAAGACTTTGAGACTGCTCTTGCTTACAATGACGTGA